The sequence AATAGCCCTCGGCTCCGCCAAGGGCTGTACTATCGCTAACAAACCAGAGTCGCTGTTTCACGCGGGCACTCGATAGATCGCTAAACGAGTTTGTTTGATGCGGTAAATCGGCAAGCGCTCAGCCAATTCGTTGACGCAGCGGGTGACCCCAACACACTCAGGATGCGCATCGACCCAGGTATAATCATCCCAAACAACCACCCCACCAGGCCGCACCAATTTCAGCGCCACTTCGGTATCAGCCTTAACAAAGGGATACGAATGATCAGCATCAACCAAGACTAAATCCATTTGGCCATAATACGAGCTAAAATCGAATGGCTCTAAACCAAGCCAAAGCTGAGTGATTTTGCTGGCCTCAGGGGTATTGTGAAAATGCTGGCCTGGCGTGAAGCTTAATTCAAACTGATAGCCATTGCGCCGCAAATATTCGTTGCGGGTCTTAACATCAAGGTCAAGCGTGTAGATTTTGGTTTCAGGGCTGCTATGCTGAGCCATCATGCGCGTGGTTGCGCCCATGTAGGTGCCAAATTCAAAAATCGTTTTGGGTTGGCTAATTTGGGTCACACCGGCTAACGATAGCAATTCGGCCAAGGGCATTTCCATCGTGTCGTCGCGTACAATCGCAGCAACTGGCACTTCGATGCTGGCTTGACGGCCTTCAGGAAACAGCTCAGGCAGTGATCGTTGAGTTAATGTATATTCGGCGTAGCGGCCATATTGCTCGAATAGGCGTTGGCGCACAGTTTTTTGATTATTGGCAACCCGCCAAGCGATATAACGTTGCAACACTGGCTTGGGGATAAATGGCCGGACTCGGCTTTTCCACGACATAGCGGTTCCTTTGATAATTAATAAAGGCTGGTAACTGCTTGCGATAATTCGGCCAGATCGACGGTAGCCGTGCCAACTTTGCCCACCACAATTCCAGCTGCCAGATTGGCCAATTGCATGGCATGCTCCAAACTACTGCCACTGGCTAATGCCAAGGCCAAAATTGCCACAACCGTATCGCCTGCTCCAGTGACATCGTAAACGTTGCGGGCATGGGTTGGCAAAAAGACTGGGGCATGGTCGTTGCGATAGAGCGCCATGCCATCAGCGCTGCGGGTAATGATCAGCGCTGCGCCTTGCAGCAAATCCAACAATTGATCAGCAGCATGGTGCAGTTGTTCAAGCGTTTGTAGGCTTAGCCCTGTTACAACTTGGGTTTCTTGCAGATTGGGCGTAATAACGCTGGCTTGGGCATAGCGCTGATAATTGATGCCCTTGGGATCAACCACCACCGGAATGTTGTAGTGCCGTGCCTGTTGAATGACATGTTGGCAAACTCGCTCGGTCAGCACACCCTTGGCGTAATCTGAGAGAATACAAACCTGGCAATTAGCAATCTGTTGATCAACCCAAGCGCACAGTGCTGCTTCGCTAGCTGCATCAAGCGCCGTACTGACCTCGCTATCATAGCGCAACATCTGTTGGTTATGGGCGATGATGCGGGTTTTGAGCGTAGTTGGCCGTTGAGCACTGATTAAGCCTGTGCTATCGGCAACGCCCGCCTGTTGGAGGGCAATTTTGAGTTGTTGGCCCGCCAAATCGTCGCCGATCACCCCGCTAAGCAGCACTTCGGCATTGAGCGCGGCAATGCTGGCGGCAACATTGCTGGCTCCGCCTGGCCGATAGCTACGCGAACGCACATTGACGATTGGCACTGGCGCTTCGGGCGAAATGCGCGTCACATCGCCCCAAATATATTCATCGAGCATGACATCGCCAACAATTAAGACCCGTTGTTGGCTTAATTTGGCTAGCGTGGCAGTTAATTCATGCACAATGAATCTCCAATTCGATCAATTCATGGGCTGGACGTGGCGTGATATAATCGATTTTCAATGGCTGGCCAACTAAATCTAATTGCTCTTCGACCGCCGCCAAAACCATTTCTGGCGTAATTTCCTGCATACATTGGCGCTCGATTGGGCAATTTTCCCAGAGCCAGCAGGGCGCACAACTTAATGGCGTGTACAAATTGCTATTGCAGCTATAACCCGATTGAAACGGTGCTTCACGACCACCAAAAATAATCACCGAGCGGCAATCGACTGCCCGTGCCAAGTGCATTTGAAAGCCGACAAAGCCAATAAAGAGCTGCGCAGCCTGCAAAATTGCTGCCGATTCGCGGATGCTGGCTTTGCCACGCAGATCGATCACATGCTCAAGTTTGGGGTCGCTCGGCATACCAAGTTGCACAATCGTAAAGCGTTTGGCTAATTGATTGACTACAACTTGCATGCGTTCGGGATACCACTCTTTGGTTGCGATTGGATAGCGTGCTGCCAAAATTGAGCTTTGCACCGCAATATAGGGCTTGGAAATA is a genomic window of Chloroflexota bacterium containing:
- a CDS encoding glycosyltransferase family 9 protein — its product is MADPNQISFLARVQRRLRYDWQSKFLPRWWHLNLHLRKPTIRRVLGFGGGLGDQLLCTAIFRALREHGEADLWMQTNNPELFAHNPDIAGIIPVMPYYFKIIEQHGLPFKRLNYTTHIKEQARDLPPQQHLITNMASVLGIDYPVGVRPYLHLTEAERTQHIISKPYIAVQSSILAARYPIATKEWYPERMQVVVNQLAKRFTIVQLGMPSDPKLEHVIDLRGKASIRESAAILQAAQLFIGFVGFQMHLARAVDCRSVIIFGGREAPFQSGYSCNSNLYTPLSCAPCWLWENCPIERQCMQEITPEMVLAAVEEQLDLVGQPLKIDYITPRPAHELIELEIHCA
- the rfaE1 gene encoding D-glycero-beta-D-manno-heptose-7-phosphate kinase; translated protein: MHELTATLAKLSQQRVLIVGDVMLDEYIWGDVTRISPEAPVPIVNVRSRSYRPGGASNVAASIAALNAEVLLSGVIGDDLAGQQLKIALQQAGVADSTGLISAQRPTTLKTRIIAHNQQMLRYDSEVSTALDAASEAALCAWVDQQIANCQVCILSDYAKGVLTERVCQHVIQQARHYNIPVVVDPKGINYQRYAQASVITPNLQETQVVTGLSLQTLEQLHHAADQLLDLLQGAALIITRSADGMALYRNDHAPVFLPTHARNVYDVTGAGDTVVAILALALASGSSLEHAMQLANLAAGIVVGKVGTATVDLAELSQAVTSLY
- a CDS encoding class I SAM-dependent methyltransferase codes for the protein MSWKSRVRPFIPKPVLQRYIAWRVANNQKTVRQRLFEQYGRYAEYTLTQRSLPELFPEGRQASIEVPVAAIVRDDTMEMPLAELLSLAGVTQISQPKTIFEFGTYMGATTRMMAQHSSPETKIYTLDLDVKTRNEYLRRNGYQFELSFTPGQHFHNTPEASKITQLWLGLEPFDFSSYYGQMDLVLVDADHSYPFVKADTEVALKLVRPGGVVVWDDYTWVDAHPECVGVTRCVNELAERLPIYRIKQTRLAIYRVPA